In Zingiber officinale cultivar Zhangliang chromosome 11B, Zo_v1.1, whole genome shotgun sequence, a single window of DNA contains:
- the LOC122034918 gene encoding dof zinc finger protein DOF5.7-like, translated as MADESSDPGGGTLPPEQGIKCPRCDSSNTKFCYYNNYSLSQPRHYCKACRRYWTKGGALRNVPVGGGCRKNKRSSRSSSASSATPSRIYPCGASAGLDFFSSLPFSRPPDNSPHGGAPVLGFSHYPTSSAISVYGGEGGFSASSSSRVGRGIHAIASSSIAASIESLSSINQDLHWRLQRQRLAMFFNDATPSSALATPTLGAISSLDDEILELGNSNSAAAKTCGGAGTPAWLMEPSNYGARVPVTAGDATSAYAAAMPMAINNGDDSNAGIWSGSPWPAWSLDMPQFGTLP; from the coding sequence ATGGCCGACGAGTCCTCTGATCCCGGAGGCGGCACCCTTCCGCCGGAGCAAGGCATCAAGTGCCCCCGCTGCGACTCCTCCAACACCAAGTTCTGCTACTACAACAACTACAGCCTCTCCCAGCCGCGACACTACTGCAAGGCCTGCCGCCGCTACTGGACCAAGGGTGGTGCCCTCCGCAACGTCCCTGTCGGCGGCGGCTGCCGCAAGAACAAGCGCTCTTCAAGGTCGTCCTCTGCCTCCTCCGCCACACCGTCCCGGATCTACCCCTGCGGAGCCTCCGCGGGCCTCGATTTTTTCTCCTCTCTGCCCTTCTCCAGGCCGCCGGACAACTCGCCGCACGGCGGCGCCCCTGTTTTGGGATTTAGTCACTACCCGACGTCCTCCGCCATCAGCGTCTACGGCGGCGAGGGCGGTTTctccgcttcttcttcttcgcgcgTCGGCCGCGGCATCCATGCGATCGCGAGCAGCAGCATCGCCGCGTCGATCGAGTCCTTGAGCTCGATCAACCAAGACCTCCATTGGCGGCTGCAGAGACAGAGGCTCGCCATGTTTTTCAACGACGCGACGCCGTCATCGGCGCTCGCGACTCCGACGTTAGGCGCCATATCGTCCCTCGACGATGAGATATTGGAGCTCGGGAACAGTAATTCGGCCGCCGCCAAGACCTGTGGCGGTGCCGGAACTCCGGCGTGGCTCATGGAACCTTCTAATTATGGCGCGCGCGTGCCCGTTACCGCCGGGGACGCCACATCGGCCTACGCCGCCGCTATGCCAATGGCCATCAACAACGGCGACGACAGCAACGCCGGAATTTGGAGTGGAAGTCCGTGGCCGGCATGGAGCCTCGACATGCCGCAATTTGGCACGCTACCTTAA
- the LOC122034083 gene encoding uncharacterized protein LOC122034083 — protein MEYSFSSRKHEIEVAYHKRLTVILKVIRFLLLQGLPFGGHDESLTSSNRVETTNAILADLGDRWFTLLLDEARDCPVKEQMTVVIRYVYKHGEVIERFMVVVHVATTTAACLKEAINSLFAKYVVVAIAQANQYVCDFMWIVGSVVNTSASSCKRAEFDNLNMIESLNFLKEERLVLVIDIILHKMDNRFSEITTDLLIYMSCLDPRNSFSRFDVQKLVCLIHFYEDDFSWNERILVEQELETYTDDVRSDERFEGISDLGALTKKMIETMKNRVFPLVYRMIELALLLPVATATVERVFSAMNIVKIDLRNRIGDELMNASLEKKNSQTESAIELTLLKCQLLNR, from the exons ATGGAGTATTCATTTTCATCGAGGAAACATGAGATTGAAGTTGCTTATCACAAACGCTTGACTgtcattttaaaagtaattcgatTTTTGTTGTTACAAGGATTGCCTTTTGGGGGACATGATGAGTCTTTGACATCATCCAATAGAG TTGAGACCACAAATGCTATTCTAGCTGATCTTGGAGATAGGTGGTTCACTTTACTACTTGATGAGGCTCGTGATTGTCCAGTGAAAGAGCAAATGACAGTTGTAATTAGATATGTGTATAAACATGGAGAGGTGATTGAACGATTTATGGTTGTAGTTCATGTTGCAACAACTACAGCTGCTTGTTTGAAGGAGGCAATCAACTCTTTATTTGCTAAGTATG TGGTTGTAGCTATTGCTCAAGCAAATCAATATGTTTGTGATTTCATGTGGATTGTTGGTTCGGTTGTGAACACATCTGCATCATCTTGCAAAAGGGCCGAGTTCGACAACTTGAACATGATAGAAAGTTTAAACTTCTTGAAAGAGGAGAGATTAGTTCTG GTTATCGATATTATTCTACATAAGATGGATAATCGTTTCTCTGAAATAACTACAGATTTGctgatttatatgtcatgccttgatCCTAGGAACTCATTCTCTAGATTTGATGTACAGAAGTTAGTGTGTCTGATTCATTTTTATGAggatgatttttcttggaatgaGCGTATATTAGTTGAACAAGAGCTTGAAACATATACTGATGATGTCAGATCAGATGAACGGTTTGAAGGCATTTCAGATTTGGGagctcttacaaagaaaatgaTTGAAACAATGAAGAACCGTGTGTTTCCTTTGGTTTATCGGATGATTGAGCTAGCCTTACTTCTTCCAGTTGCTACTGCAACCGTTGAAAGGGTTTTTTCGGCAATGAATATTGTCAAAATAGATTTGCGAAACAGGATTGGAGATGAATTGATGAATGCCAGTTTG GAAAAGAAAAACTCCCAAACAGAGAGTGCTATTGAACTGACACTTCTAAAATGTCAACTCTTGAACAGGTAA